The Alosa sapidissima isolate fAloSap1 chromosome 6, fAloSap1.pri, whole genome shotgun sequence genome window below encodes:
- the aldh8a1 gene encoding 2-aminomuconic semialdehyde dehydrogenase isoform X1, which translates to MPGNGTFLVLENYFGGKFVPCSAHIDSYDPSTGEVYCKVPNSGGEEVDAAVKAAKEAFPDWSARSPAERAHVMNKLADLMEARLEEFAQAESKDQGKTITFASTVDIPRSVHNFRFFASSVLHHTTDCSQMDHMGCLNYTIRSPVGVAGLISPWNLPLYLLTWKIAPAIAAGNTVVAKPSEMTSVTAWMMCKLMNEAGVPPGVVNVVFGTGPGAGDALVGHPDVPLVSFTGSTVTARVITERSAPYCKRLSLELGGKNPAIVFADADMEQCVSTTVRSSFSNQGEICLCTSRIFVERSVFPEFLEKFVAAARKWKTGVPSDVSNNNGALISKEHLEKVRGFVTLARSEGAQVHCGEGVDQLLLPERNQSGYFMAPTVISGVADSSRVMQEEIFGPVTCVTPFDLEEEVILRANDVRFGLAATVWSRDVGRVHRVARRLQAGLVWTNCWLVRDLNLPFGGMKHSGVGREGGKDSYHFFTEVKTVTIKQ; encoded by the exons ATGCCTGGCAACGGGACCTTCTTGGTGCTGGAAAACTACTTCGGGGGTAAATTTGTGCCCTGCTCTGCTCACATCGATTCGTACGACCCGTCCACCGGAGAGGTTTACTGCAAAGTTCCGAACAGCGGAGGTGAGGAG GTGGATGCTGCGGTGAAGGCAGCCAAAGAGGCCTTCCCTGATTGGTCCGCCAGGAGTCCGGCTGAAAGGGCCCATGTGATGAACAAGCTGGCCGATCTGATGGAGGCCCGCCTGGAGGAGTTCGCCCAGGCCGAGTCCAAAGACCAGG GGAAGACGATAACGTTCGCCAGCACGGTGGACATCCCCCGGTCGGTGCACAACTTCCGCTTCTTCGCCTCATCTGTGCTTCATCACACAACCGACTGCAGTCAGATGGACCACATGGGCTGCCTCAACTACACCATCCGCAGCCCAGTGGGAGTGG CGGGTCTCATCAGTCCCTGGAATCTGCCCTTGTACCTGCTCACCTGGAAGATCGCTCCAGCCATCGCCGCGGGCAACACTGTGGTGGCCAAGCCCAGCGAGATGACCTCCGTCACCGCCTGGATGATGTGCAAACTAATGAACGaggctg gcgtgcCCCCTGGTGTGGTAAACGTGGTGTTCGGCACAGGCCCAGGCGCGGGCGACGCTCTGGTCGGCCACCCTGACGTGCCGCTGGTGTCGTTCACGGGGAGCACGGTGACGGCGCGCGTCATCACCGAGCGTAGCGCCCCCTACTGCAAGAGGCTGTCGCTGGAGCTCGGGGGGAAGAACCCCGCCATCGTGTTCGCCGACGCCGACATGGAGCAGTGCGTCTCCACCACCGTGCGCTCCAGCTTCTCCAACCAG GGAGAGATCTGTCTGTGTACCAGCAGGATATTTGTGGAGAGAAGTGTCTTCCCAGAATTCCTGGAGAAGTTTGTGGCAGCTGCTCGGAAGTGGAAGACTGGTGTTCCCTCGGATGTCTCCAACAACAACGGGGCACTGATTAGCAAGGAACACctggagaag gtGCGAGGCTTTGTGACGTTGGCCCGTAGTGAGGGCGCCCAGGTGCATTGTGGGGAGGGCGTTGACCAGCTGCTTCTCCCAGAGCGTAACCAGAGCGGCTACTTCATGGCCCCCACCGTCATCAGCGGGGTCGCCGACTCCTCGCGCGTCATGCAGGAGGAGATCTTTGGGCCCGTCACTTGTGTGACGCCCTTTGACCTGGAAGAGGAAGTGATCTTGCGGGCCAACGACGTGCGCTTCGGCCTGGCGGCCACGGTGTGGTCCCGGGACGTGGGGCGCGTGCACCGCGTTGCCCGGCGACTGCAGGCGGGCCTGGTGTGGACCAACTGTTGGCTGGTGCGGGACCTGAACCTTCCATTCGGAGGGATGAAGCATTCCGGAGTGGGCCGAGAGGGTGGGAAGGACTCCTACCACTTCTTTACCGAGGTCAAGACCGTCACCATTAAACAATGA
- the aldh8a1 gene encoding 2-aminomuconic semialdehyde dehydrogenase isoform X2, with the protein MPGNGTFLVLENYFGGKFVPCSAHIDSYDPSTGEVYCKVPNSGGEEVDAAVKAAKEAFPDWSARSPAERAHVMNKLADLMEARLEEFAQAESKDQGKTITFASTVDIPRSVHNFRFFASSVLHHTTDCSQMDHMGCLNYTIRSPVGVAGLISPWNLPLYLLTWKIAPAIAAGNTVVAKPSEMTSVTAWMMCKLMNEAGVPPGVVNVVFGTGPGAGDALVGHPDVPLVSFTGSTVTARVITERSAPYCKRLSLELGGKNPAIVFADADMEQCVSTTVRSSFSNQGEICLCTSRIFVERSVFPEFLEKFVAAARKWKTGVPSDVSNNNGALISKEHLEKVRGFVTLARSEGAQVHCGEGVDQLLLPERNQSGYFMAPTVISGVADSSRVMQEEIFGPVTCVTPFDLEEEVILRANDVRFGLAATVWSRDVGRVHRVARRLQAGLVWTNCWLVRDLNLPFGGMKHSGVGREGGKDSYHFFTEVKTVTIKQ; encoded by the exons ATGCCTGGCAACGGGACCTTCTTGGTGCTGGAAAACTACTTCGGGGGTAAATTTGTGCCCTGCTCTGCTCACATCGATTCGTACGACCCGTCCACCGGAGAGGTTTACTGCAAAGTTCCGAACAGCGGAGGTGAGGAG GTGGATGCTGCGGTGAAGGCAGCCAAAGAGGCCTTCCCTGATTGGTCCGCCAGGAGTCCGGCTGAAAGGGCCCATGTGATGAACAAGCTGGCCGATCTGATGGAGGCCCGCCTGGAGGAGTTCGCCCAGGCCGAGTCCAAAGACCAGG GGAAGACGATAACGTTCGCCAGCACGGTGGACATCCCCCGGTCGGTGCACAACTTCCGCTTCTTCGCCTCATCTGTGCTTCATCACACAACCGACTGCAGTCAGATGGACCACATGGGCTGCCTCAACTACACCATCCGCAGCCCAGTGGGAGTGG CGGGTCTCATCAGTCCCTGGAATCTGCCCTTGTACCTGCTCACCTGGAAGATCGCTCCAGCCATCGCCGCGGGCAACACTGTGGTGGCCAAGCCCAGCGAGATGACCTCCGTCACCGCCTGGATGATGTGCAAACTAATGAACGaggctg gcgtgcCCCCTGGTGTGGTAAACGTGGTGTTCGGCACAGGCCCAGGCGCGGGCGACGCTCTGGTCGGCCACCCTGACGTGCCGCTGGTGTCGTTCACGGGGAGCACGGTGACGGCGCGCGTCATCACCGAGCGTAGCGCCCCCTACTGCAAGAGGCTGTCGCTGGAGCTCGGGGGGAAGAACCCCGCCATCGTGTTCGCCGACGCCGACATGGAGCAGTGCGTCTCCACCACCGTGCGCTCCAGCTTCTCCAACCAG GGAGAGATCTGTCTGTGTACCAGCAGGATATTTGTGGAGAGAAGTGTCTTCCCAGAATTCCTGGAGAAGTTTGTGGCAGCTGCTCGGAAGTGGAAGACTGGTGTTCCCTCGGATGTCTCCAACAACAACGGGGCACTGATTAGCAAGGAACACctggagaag gtGCGAGGCTTTGTGACGTTGGCCCGTAGTGAGGGCGCCCAGGTGCATTGTGGGGAGGGCGTTGACCAGCTGCTTCTCCCAGAGCGTAACCAGAGCGGCTACTTCATGGCCCCCACCGTCATCAGCGGGGTCGCCGACTCCTCGCGCGTCATGCAGGAGGAGATCTTTGGGCCCGTCACTTGTGTGACGCCCTTTGACCTGGAAGAGGAAGTGATCTTGCGGGCCAACGACGTGCGCTTCGGCCTGGCGGCCACGGTGTGGTCCCGGGACGTGGGGCGCGTGCACCGCGTTGCCCGGCGACTGCAGGCGGGCCTGGTGTGGACCAACTGTTGGCTGGTGCGGGACCTGAACCTTCCATTCGGAGGGATGAAGCATTCCGGAGTGGGCCGAGAGGGTGGGAAGGACTCCTACCACTTCTTTACCGAG GTCAAGACCGTCACCATTAAACAATGA